A stretch of DNA from [Limnothrix rosea] IAM M-220:
TGCCAAAATAAACCCATTTAAAAACAGTAAAGATACGGGAAATAAACACCAAAAAAGTAAACTACGTCGCCGCCGCCAGAGTTCCAACAAAATACGCTGGGTTACAGCGGTTATTTCTTGCCAATATTTCATTACACAAAAAGTTTTGATGTCACCATATGCCCCCCTTCAATGTAATGGCAATCGACCTTAGATGAAACTAGCAAAGGCACTTCACACACCACAATTGTCCGACGATGACTTAATCTTCTTGTTCTTCCGTCAAAATCTGCCCTTGTTCTATGGCGATCGCCTTAAGCTTTTCATAGGTTTCTGGCACAGCCGACACCACTTCATTAGCCGCAACTTCACCAGTCAGCTCCCGCAGCTCAATAGATTTTTCTAGATTTCCTTGAGGCGGATCAGACAAAGAAAATGGCGTTTGCTCTTCAACCTTCGAACAAATCAACGACTCAAACTCAAGATCAAAATTACAGCGCACCCGATCCCACTTTTGCCAGCTACGGAGAATTTCCTCCACAGAAATTTGTTTATAACGCCCCCGGTACAGCGCCTCTAGTACCGCCATTCTCAACCAAGCTGTCGGATAAATGGTTTGCCAAAAATGGACAACCTCCGTTGCATTATTATCGTCTAGCTCAAACCCATAATAATTTAAGAGTGAAATCGCTTCGGCGATCGCCCCATCGACATCAAACTCATCAGCCATAGACCCATCTAAAACCACACCACTCCCTAAAATCAATCGAGACTAAACTATAAACTAAATTTCAGAGCGGTCAACACGATTCCGGACACGACGAATCGTCTGGGGCAACACCCCAATCAGTAACGCAAAAGTTTCATCATCAAGCTTTTCCACCGTCTCCACATCAAACCAATTCTCAAACTGATTTAAAATCACCTGAGCCCGCTGTTCCGGCAGCGGTTTATCCGTAATTTGTTTCAGAAGCTTGACCCACTGACGACGAATCAAATAAGCTTTCTGCCGTTCCGAGGACTCTTCGGGCTGCAATAGTGACAAATGACCAACCGGGATAATATCCACAACATCACGATCAAAGACCCCACCAATAATCGCCCCCGGCCCCGCAAAATCCACATGATAAGGCTTACATAGAATTAGACCATTTTTACGACGAGCATTAATCATCCACAATTTACCCTGTTGCAGCTCAGCTAAAATTGCTGATGTCGCCATAGGTACATTTGAATCAGATGAGTTGTTAGCAATACTGCCCATATAAAAAGGTTAAAACAAGACGAGAGACTGACACTCTAGTAGCGACGGCATATGGGTTTAATAATATCGGCAATTGTTCAGAGCGATAAATTTTTTTGCAAAAACAAACGCCGCGGTTGATTAAAAATCCATGAACTAAGTTGACGCTCAGCATATTGAGTATGATAGCCACACTGTCCATAAAGTGCCTTGGCCGCGTCATTATGCTCAAGCACATGCAACGCGATACTACTGTAGTTCCAGCGCTTCACCTGCACCTCACAACGGTTGAGTAGCTGACGGGCAATCCCTAAACGACGATATTGGGGATCGACAGCTAGGTTTGAAATATAAGGCATTTTGATGGGGGTGATCGCCCGCGAATGCAGATACTTTACCGTAACTTCAACCGTTCCCACGATCATCGAGCCAGAACCACGACTATCCGATAGACAAGCAACAAAACAAGCATGGTGACCATTAGGCAAAGAACGCAATCGGTAGCGTAAATCTTCCCCAATCCCTAAACGCAACAAAGGAACAAACCATTGACGCACATCAGAATAACGATGAAAACTTTGGACAATCACCATCGCCAAAGCCGGAGCATCTTCGATTGTCGCCGGCCTCACCAATAAATGTTCGCCACTGTAAGGCACACCCTTAACTTGACATTGAGAAAGTGATTGTGGAATTGAAAGGTCAGAATTCACCAAGCCTCCATCGGCAACAAAATCAGGGAATAAAAAAATAAAAAACAGTAATTTCTATTTTGCCAACAAGAAAAGTTAGATGTCGAGTAAAAAATCTTGAAATTAGCTTAAAAAAGGAAACATTTGCATAAAATTTAGATTCCCAAAGGTAAATTGCTATGATGACGTTAGCTTCTAGGGGAAAAGGTGACAAAAAAGCCTTATACAGCATCAATTTACCAACTTTTTTGTAAATCGTACGGAAACGACCTCAGAACGAAAGTTAAACTTTTAGAGACAGCGTTATACCAAAACTTTGTGTCTAGTTGGACATAGTCCTCAGGCAATGTGGATAGGCAAAAAAAATTAATCCGATGCCAGTGTCGTCTCAACTGGAGATTGAATGAATGAGCTTAATGCGTAATTCAAAACCGAAGATTCTAGTTGTTGACGACGAGCCGGATAATCTCGACCTACTTTATCGTACGTTTCGCCGCTTATATCGTGTTGTACGCAGTGATAGTGCCCCTGAGGCTCTTGATATTTTAGCGACGGATCCAGAGATTGCTGTGATCATTTCGGATCAGCGCATGCCCCACATGAGCGGTACTGAGTTTTTAAAGATTGCGGCAACATCCTATCCCAATACCATGCGGATTATGTTGACGGGCTATACGGATGTTGAGGATTTGGTTGATGCGATTAATGAAGGTCGGGTTTATAAGTATGTAACGAAGCCTTGGGATGCGGAGGAACTCAAGGGCATTGTGGAGCAGGCCCTAGAAACGCACAATTTGCTCAAGATTCGTACGAAGGAGCTTAGCCGCAGTTTACGGCGTGAGTCTTTACTGAATTCTGTTGTAAATACGATTCGTAATCGTCGCTTTGATAATCCGGATGCTTCGCCTTTACAGGATGTGTTGCAGAGTATTGTGAATACCCTTGGTGAGGTGATGGAGGTGGATGTGGCGCTACTGAAGCCTCTAGATACTGATATGGGTGTATCGCCGCCTTATTTTCTGTATCAGCGATCGCCGGAAATTTTTGAGGGTCAGCCGATCCCTTGGGAAGAAACCCTATGGGAAAATATCGAGCCCATTATTCTGGATGAACTCAAGGCTCAAAATGAGGCTTTAACCTCGTCACCGGCACGTCAAGCGGCCTTTGAGTTAGCGCAGATTAAATCGACGTTGATTGTCCCGCTGCTCCTTCAACACAAAACTTCAGCGCTCCTCGCCCTCCACCATTGTGATCGCCACCACAGTTGGCAGGAAGATGAAGTCCAACTGGTCAAAATGGTGGCAGACCAAGCAGTCTTGGCGATCGCCCAAGCCCGTGCCTATGAAAGAGTCCAGGATCTAGCCCAGCGGGAAACTCTTATTAACACCATTACCACTGCAATTCGTTCTAGCCTAGAACCCGAAGCAATTTTTCGAGCCATTACCAAGCAATTGGGTCAAGCATTAGATGTTGATGGCTGCGCCCTTTCCCTCTGGACAGAAGAAGATAATGTGGTGCACTGTGTCGGCCTCTATGATGCGAACCATCAAGGGGAACAAGATGCTTGTGAAATGCCCCAATCTTCTGTGCCGATTTCGGATAATCCTGTTTTGCAGCAGGTTTTAACGACCCTACGACCAGTCGTTTATAACGACATGAAAGTAGAGCATGGTCTTGAAAAATACGATCTGCCGTTACGGGTTCCGGCAAGGGCTTTATTGCTTGTGCCGATGGTTACTGATGGTAAATTGATCGGCACTATTAGCCTCCGTCAAACGGATGGCCCTCGCATTTGGCTCAATTCTGATATCGAACTCGCCCAAGCGGTAGCAGCACAGGCGGCGATCGCCGTACAACAATCCCGGTTATACGAAACCACACGTCAACAAGCAGAACAACTACGGGAGCGGGAACAAAAGGTCAAGCAGCTGAATAAATATCTCACTGAGTCGGTGCTCAAAC
This window harbors:
- a CDS encoding GNAT family N-acetyltransferase — translated: MNSDLSIPQSLSQCQVKGVPYSGEHLLVRPATIEDAPALAMVIVQSFHRYSDVRQWFVPLLRLGIGEDLRYRLRSLPNGHHACFVACLSDSRGSGSMIVGTVEVTVKYLHSRAITPIKMPYISNLAVDPQYRRLGIARQLLNRCEVQVKRWNYSSIALHVLEHNDAAKALYGQCGYHTQYAERQLSSWIFNQPRRLFLQKNLSL
- a CDS encoding GAF domain-containing protein; protein product: MSLMRNSKPKILVVDDEPDNLDLLYRTFRRLYRVVRSDSAPEALDILATDPEIAVIISDQRMPHMSGTEFLKIAATSYPNTMRIMLTGYTDVEDLVDAINEGRVYKYVTKPWDAEELKGIVEQALETHNLLKIRTKELSRSLRRESLLNSVVNTIRNRRFDNPDASPLQDVLQSIVNTLGEVMEVDVALLKPLDTDMGVSPPYFLYQRSPEIFEGQPIPWEETLWENIEPIILDELKAQNEALTSSPARQAAFELAQIKSTLIVPLLLQHKTSALLALHHCDRHHSWQEDEVQLVKMVADQAVLAIAQARAYERVQDLAQRETLINTITTAIRSSLEPEAIFRAITKQLGQALDVDGCALSLWTEEDNVVHCVGLYDANHQGEQDACEMPQSSVPISDNPVLQQVLTTLRPVVYNDMKVEHGLEKYDLPLRVPARALLLVPMVTDGKLIGTISLRQTDGPRIWLNSDIELAQAVAAQAAIAVQQSRLYETTRQQAEQLREREQKVKQLNKYLTESVLKRFLPETMVNKAAAGELTLDLSPEPRLVTILFSDIVGFTPLSSKLGPRLIAELLNEYLEAMTQAVFDHRGTVDKFIGDAVLALFGSPEELPPEEQARRAIAVAKAMGQNLQKLNTDWQRRGILGGEDRPSLMQVRCGIHQGNAVVGMFGGGQRSDYTAIGPAVNMAARLQEAATPMQVYISEAVAQHLDNSHNLILNDDLHLKGIDETVRAYSFPLQNHP